Proteins encoded in a region of the Dorea longicatena genome:
- a CDS encoding galactose ABC transporter substrate-binding protein — translation MKHGKKCKIDKYTLILIVLLLLLTGLVIAWKLPQKEDRYIHVGIAVYDRSDTFMESYIRELEDKIGQTKILGKKVSYEIYDAEGIGSRQEKQLQEMYAQDYDVMLVNLVEPASAASVLTDAKDADIPVILFNREIDEKDLKISKNVWYVGTDARAAGVMQGELLKDLWKKQSRILDWNGNGMLDYVLVEGEESHFDAIRRTSGFLETGAELPLNQKGNILAEWKRELAYEKFAALDDEAVQNVEAVICNNDDMALGVYDYYKEKNLKLPVIIGINNSEEMHQKIMSGEMYGTIDNKMEDQVMEICRLMQAILKKDTGSYQKVWYSTPKAIVKAEGTE, via the coding sequence ATGAAACACGGTAAAAAATGCAAGATAGATAAATACACCCTCATACTGATCGTTTTGCTCCTTCTTCTGACCGGACTTGTGATCGCATGGAAACTGCCGCAAAAAGAAGACCGGTATATACATGTCGGAATTGCAGTATATGACCGTAGCGATACATTTATGGAAAGTTATATCAGAGAACTGGAAGATAAGATAGGACAGACGAAAATACTTGGGAAAAAAGTATCTTATGAAATCTATGATGCAGAAGGGATCGGCAGCCGTCAGGAAAAACAGCTGCAGGAGATGTATGCTCAGGATTACGATGTGATGCTTGTAAATCTTGTAGAACCGGCGTCGGCGGCAAGTGTACTGACTGACGCCAAAGATGCAGACATACCAGTCATCTTATTTAACAGGGAGATTGATGAAAAGGACTTGAAAATATCGAAAAATGTCTGGTATGTAGGAACGGATGCCAGAGCGGCCGGTGTGATGCAGGGGGAACTGTTGAAAGATCTCTGGAAAAAACAAAGCAGAATACTCGACTGGAATGGAAATGGAATGCTGGATTATGTACTGGTAGAAGGAGAAGAATCACATTTTGATGCAATCCGCAGAACAAGCGGATTCCTGGAAACGGGTGCAGAACTTCCGTTGAATCAGAAGGGAAATATCCTGGCTGAATGGAAGAGAGAGCTGGCTTATGAAAAGTTTGCGGCATTAGATGACGAGGCAGTACAGAACGTAGAGGCTGTTATCTGCAATAACGATGATATGGCACTTGGGGTATATGATTATTACAAAGAAAAAAATCTGAAACTTCCAGTGATCATCGGGATTAATAACAGTGAAGAAATGCACCAGAAGATTATGTCGGGTGAAATGTATGGAACGATTGACAATAAGATGGAAGATCAGGTAATGGAAATATGCCGGCTGATGCAGGCAATTTTGAAAAAGGATACAGGATCATATCAGAAAGTGTGGTATAGTACGCCGAAGGCAATCGTTAAAGCGGAAGGAACAGAATGA
- a CDS encoding cache domain-containing sensor histidine kinase: MKDKKVSIRIVFPFVMSVSIAVCIISCMFLFSHYFSGYFQRDTIEKVSKQKKTLAQDLEAEIENINELINSIYYQDIRTYDTATEMFQREMEQRMVRESEVLYSAAIYDADGSSLWHSEKLPDRNKAEVKQEAWFQNAQKNIETIHYGEKKLVQPDKARYVYEISRYIEYVENGNMKSGVLLLEYYTDSIDEVLLHYKSQKSAYCYLLDTNRRLLYHPFEKEIASEMYQEKTVKEAMACKNYKIEEQSGGKWLIERQQIGYTGWNVVLVNSMSSLDFESYNLHYVAWFTLLLVGVILIFLDILLFRSFTDPVYRLLQTMQEFGKGNYDIKAKEEGIGELKNLSAHFNIMADKLQEQMEEIRRNERERQQMEKKLLQSQINPHFLYNTLDSIIWMIRSEEYEGAGKMVSLLAKFFRISLSQGKDMIPLEKELEHASSYLAIQNIRFKDKFEFQIEADPALLKYLCPKLSIQPLLENAIYHGMEGMYEDGEITIRIYDRDGDIGIDVADNGPGMTQETIDHIMHNKVISSKRGSGIGVRNVNERIQLIYGEDYGVTITSELDEGTTATITIPKMEETDDAR; encoded by the coding sequence ATGAAGGATAAAAAAGTAAGTATCCGCATTGTGTTCCCGTTCGTGATGTCTGTTTCCATTGCGGTCTGTATTATAAGCTGTATGTTTTTGTTTTCGCATTATTTTTCGGGATATTTTCAAAGAGATACTATTGAGAAAGTATCAAAACAGAAAAAAACGCTGGCCCAGGATTTAGAAGCGGAGATAGAGAATATCAATGAACTGATCAACTCGATTTATTATCAGGATATCCGGACCTATGATACGGCAACAGAAATGTTTCAAAGAGAAATGGAACAACGTATGGTGCGGGAATCAGAGGTGCTTTATAGCGCTGCAATTTACGATGCAGATGGAAGCAGTCTGTGGCATTCGGAAAAATTACCGGACAGGAATAAAGCAGAGGTAAAACAGGAAGCCTGGTTTCAAAATGCACAAAAGAATATAGAGACGATTCATTACGGAGAGAAGAAACTTGTACAACCGGACAAGGCAAGATACGTTTATGAAATCAGCCGTTACATAGAATATGTGGAAAATGGCAATATGAAGTCCGGAGTACTGCTTCTGGAGTATTATACGGATTCGATAGATGAGGTATTGCTGCATTATAAGAGTCAAAAATCGGCATACTGTTACCTTCTGGATACAAACCGGCGATTACTGTATCATCCATTTGAAAAAGAGATCGCTTCGGAAATGTATCAGGAAAAAACGGTGAAAGAGGCAATGGCCTGCAAGAATTATAAAATAGAAGAGCAAAGCGGAGGAAAATGGCTGATTGAGCGCCAGCAGATTGGATATACCGGATGGAATGTGGTACTCGTAAACTCGATGTCCAGTCTGGATTTTGAAAGTTATAATCTGCACTATGTTGCATGGTTTACTCTGCTGCTAGTTGGCGTGATATTAATTTTCCTGGATATTTTACTTTTTAGAAGCTTTACGGATCCGGTTTATCGTCTGCTTCAGACGATGCAGGAATTTGGAAAAGGCAATTATGATATTAAGGCAAAAGAAGAGGGAATCGGAGAACTGAAAAATCTCAGCGCACATTTTAATATCATGGCAGATAAGCTGCAGGAACAGATGGAAGAAATCCGAAGGAACGAACGCGAGCGTCAGCAGATGGAGAAGAAGTTGCTGCAGTCTCAGATTAATCCACATTTTCTGTATAACACATTGGACTCGATCATCTGGATGATACGAAGTGAGGAATATGAAGGGGCAGGAAAGATGGTATCTCTGCTTGCAAAGTTTTTCCGTATCTCTCTAAGTCAGGGAAAAGATATGATTCCGTTGGAGAAAGAATTGGAACATGCATCCAGTTATCTCGCAATTCAGAATATCCGATTTAAGGATAAATTTGAATTTCAGATAGAGGCAGATCCGGCATTGTTAAAATACTTGTGTCCGAAATTATCCATTCAGCCGCTGCTTGAAAATGCGATTTATCATGGCATGGAGGGAATGTATGAGGACGGAGAGATTACCATCCGGATCTATGATAGGGATGGAGATATTGGAATTGATGTAGCAGATAACGGACCTGGAATGACACAGGAAACCATAGATCATATCATGCACAACAAAGTAATTTCGAGCAAACGCGGATCGGGGATTGGTGTGCGGAATGTAAACGAACGGATCCAGCTGATCTACGGAGAGGATTATGGCGTAACCATCACGAGCGAACTGGATGAAGGAACGACAGCGACCATTACAATTCCAAAGATGGAGGAAACCGATGATGCAAGGTAG
- a CDS encoding response regulator transcription factor produces the protein MRIFSIILADDEQQILYGMKKGIEWEKLGFRVAGVAQNGKEALELMEEVHPDLVISDIKMPFMDGLELAKHIHEDYMNTKVILFSGWDDFEYARLAISYGVSEYIMKPINYEEMQNLLMKMHEELDKEYNEKMNRARLEHAYMESLPLLRQQFFTRLVTEKMNKNELQSQIDNLKLEFTDAVYSVVAMKVGRGDEKDVLSELAVKQTIKEALEKIARVYEFGMSDNEIFILGSNKKHDVGRITRTIDEAVVLIERIFQSRISCGISVSREKIEDMPSLYEQALEALDYNLVTVEESYTYYNDIMPVQDVKEDWNTKVENIGKNITHYTEEELKSQVESLLAWLHRRQYSLNEYQVLILEISFSFSRFYKKYQITSDMEFAGTKKMAVKILSLSTGEELDHWLVNYCELIRSLIQKKQIDNNVILAEHARKIVEERFPDPDLSVETVCGKLHVSSSYFSKIFKQETGGTFVNYLTGRRMEEAKKLLLQTDYKSQVIGNMVGYPEPNYFSYVFKKNCGMSPVKYRKQGGDADEG, from the coding sequence GTGAGGATATTTAGTATTATTCTGGCAGACGATGAACAGCAGATCCTGTATGGAATGAAAAAAGGAATTGAATGGGAAAAACTTGGATTTCGTGTGGCCGGAGTGGCACAGAATGGGAAAGAAGCATTGGAACTGATGGAAGAGGTGCATCCGGATCTGGTGATCAGTGATATTAAGATGCCATTTATGGATGGACTGGAACTGGCAAAGCATATCCATGAGGATTATATGAACACGAAAGTAATCTTATTCTCCGGATGGGATGATTTTGAATATGCAAGACTCGCAATCAGTTATGGGGTATCGGAATATATTATGAAACCCATCAACTATGAGGAGATGCAGAATCTTCTTATGAAGATGCACGAAGAACTCGATAAAGAATACAATGAAAAAATGAACCGTGCCCGGTTGGAACATGCCTATATGGAGAGCCTTCCGCTTTTGCGGCAACAGTTTTTTACTCGCCTGGTAACAGAAAAAATGAATAAAAATGAGTTGCAAAGTCAGATTGATAATCTGAAGCTGGAATTTACAGATGCAGTATATTCGGTTGTTGCCATGAAAGTGGGCAGAGGGGATGAAAAGGATGTACTGAGCGAACTGGCAGTGAAGCAGACCATAAAAGAGGCATTGGAAAAGATCGCACGTGTATACGAATTTGGTATGAGTGATAATGAGATATTCATTCTGGGCAGTAATAAAAAACATGATGTCGGAAGAATCACAAGGACGATTGATGAAGCAGTTGTTTTGATCGAACGTATTTTCCAAAGCAGGATTTCCTGCGGAATCAGTGTCAGCAGGGAGAAAATTGAGGATATGCCGTCATTGTATGAACAGGCACTTGAGGCACTGGATTACAATCTGGTAACGGTAGAAGAAAGTTATACGTATTATAATGACATCATGCCGGTGCAGGATGTCAAAGAAGACTGGAATACAAAAGTAGAGAATATAGGGAAAAATATCACACATTATACGGAAGAAGAGTTAAAAAGTCAGGTGGAAAGTCTGCTTGCATGGCTTCATAGGAGACAGTATTCGTTAAACGAATATCAGGTTCTGATCCTGGAAATTTCATTTTCATTCTCTAGATTTTACAAAAAATATCAGATCACATCGGATATGGAATTTGCAGGAACGAAGAAAATGGCAGTGAAGATTCTCTCGTTAAGTACAGGGGAAGAGCTGGATCACTGGCTGGTCAATTACTGTGAACTGATCCGGTCGCTGATTCAGAAAAAACAGATTGATAATAATGTCATCCTGGCGGAACATGCGCGCAAGATCGTAGAAGAGAGGTTTCCGGATCCTGACTTAAGTGTAGAGACCGTGTGTGGAAAGCTTCATGTCAGTTCATCGTATTTTTCGAAAATCTTCAAACAGGAAACAGGTGGAACATTTGTGAACTATCTGACCGGACGTCGGATGGAAGAGGCGAAAAAACTGCTTTTACAGACAGATTATAAGAGTCAGGTGATCGGAAATATGGTGGGATATCCGGAGCCAAATTATTTCAGCTATGTATTTAAGAAAAATTGTGGAATGTCTCCGGTAAAATACAGAAAACAGGGGGGAGATGCGGATGAAGGATAA
- the melB gene encoding melibiose:sodium transporter MelB: MGNNSKSSVVYQGKIPGRVKYTFAFGALGKDLIYGMIATFSMIYFTDIIKVAPAFIGTMFFVAKIWDAFNDLFMGMIVDNTRSRFGKFVPWLVIGTLINAFVFVTVFTDFHLTGVKLCVFATVVYILWGMTYTIMDIPYWSVIPNLTSDPQEREKVSVLPRIFASIGQSLIIAGFGVQIIKGLGGDYTGYHRFALIIAATFIFTMAVCVINLPKIQHDVEEKDKMKFKDLFTVIKKNDQLRWAVLLILLYNVAIQAIMGVATYYFSYVCNNAGMLSAFMISASVAEVVGLLIFPKVTKVLSRKKAFLMACVLPPIGLILLLIVGIACPNNIALTAVAGVIVKTGTGLELGCATVFLADVVDYGEYVLGTRNEGVVFSLQTLIVKLTAAFTSLAIGFVLELTGYVPNAVQSLATQNSIRVLMCIVPTIGVILAYIVYKNKYKLSDEFMKKVVAKINGSGEEA, encoded by the coding sequence ATGGGAAATAACAGTAAGAGCAGTGTAGTATACCAGGGAAAGATTCCCGGAAGAGTAAAGTATACATTTGCATTTGGGGCATTGGGTAAGGATTTGATTTATGGAATGATCGCAACATTTTCGATGATCTATTTTACAGATATCATTAAAGTTGCACCGGCGTTTATTGGAACGATGTTCTTCGTGGCGAAGATCTGGGATGCGTTCAATGATCTGTTCATGGGAATGATCGTGGATAATACGAGAAGCCGTTTTGGAAAGTTTGTTCCGTGGCTTGTAATCGGAACGCTGATCAATGCGTTCGTATTTGTAACTGTATTTACAGATTTTCATCTGACAGGTGTGAAGCTTTGCGTCTTTGCGACGGTTGTATATATTTTATGGGGAATGACTTATACCATCATGGATATTCCATACTGGTCAGTGATTCCGAATCTGACTTCTGATCCACAGGAACGTGAAAAAGTATCGGTATTGCCAAGAATTTTTGCAAGTATCGGACAGTCACTGATCATTGCAGGCTTCGGTGTGCAGATTATTAAAGGACTTGGTGGTGATTACACAGGATATCACAGATTTGCACTGATCATTGCAGCAACATTTATTTTTACAATGGCTGTATGTGTGATCAATCTGCCGAAGATCCAGCATGATGTTGAGGAAAAGGACAAGATGAAATTCAAAGACCTCTTTACTGTCATTAAGAAGAATGATCAGTTAAGATGGGCAGTATTACTGATTCTTTTATATAACGTGGCAATTCAGGCAATCATGGGAGTTGCAACTTATTACTTCAGTTATGTATGTAATAATGCGGGAATGTTATCTGCATTTATGATCAGTGCATCGGTTGCAGAAGTAGTCGGACTTCTGATCTTTCCGAAGGTAACAAAGGTGTTATCCAGAAAGAAAGCGTTCCTGATGGCATGTGTACTCCCGCCAATCGGGTTGATCTTATTACTGATCGTTGGTATTGCATGCCCGAATAACATTGCGCTGACAGCAGTTGCAGGTGTGATCGTTAAGACAGGAACTGGTCTGGAACTTGGATGTGCGACTGTATTCCTTGCAGATGTTGTTGATTATGGTGAGTATGTTCTTGGAACGAGAAATGAAGGAGTGGTATTCTCTTTACAGACACTGATCGTAAAACTGACCGCAGCATTTACTTCACTGGCAATCGGATTTGTACTGGAACTTACCGGATATGTACCGAATGCAGTACAGTCGCTGGCAACACAGAATTCTATCCGTGTACTGATGTGTATCGTACCGACAATCGGAGTCATTCTGGCATACATCGTATATAAGAACAAATATAAATTAAGCGATGAATTTATGAAAAAAGTAGTGGCTAAGATTAATGGCTCCGGAGAGGAAGCATAA
- the galE gene encoding UDP-glucose 4-epimerase GalE produces MTKKILITGGAGYIGSHTALELLNEGYEVVVYDNLCNSSKESLKRVEELSGKHITFYEGDVMDETALKAMMEKEGVDAVIHCAALKAVGESVQKPLEYYRNNITGTLTLMDVMKQTGVKNIVFSSSATVYGSPEEMPITEECPKGQCTNPYGWTKSMMEQIMTDVQKANPDMNVILLRYFNPVGAHESGRIGEDPKGIPNNLMPYISQVAVGKLEKLGVFGDDYDTPDGTGVRDYIHVVDLAKGHVKAINYIFSNPGLDVINLGTGVGYSVLDMVKAFGKACGKEIPYEIKPRRAGDIAMCYADPAKAARVLGWKAEKGLDEMCADTWRWQSQNPNGYEK; encoded by the coding sequence ATGACAAAGAAAATATTAATCACCGGAGGCGCCGGTTATATCGGAAGTCACACAGCACTGGAACTTTTGAATGAAGGATATGAAGTTGTTGTATATGACAATCTGTGCAATTCATCAAAAGAATCTTTAAAGAGAGTAGAAGAGCTTTCTGGAAAGCACATTACATTTTATGAAGGAGATGTAATGGATGAAACTGCATTGAAGGCAATGATGGAAAAAGAGGGTGTAGATGCGGTGATTCACTGTGCAGCATTGAAGGCAGTCGGAGAATCTGTACAGAAGCCATTAGAGTATTACCGTAATAATATAACAGGAACCCTGACACTTATGGATGTTATGAAACAGACAGGGGTTAAGAATATCGTATTCAGCTCATCTGCAACTGTATACGGAAGTCCGGAGGAGATGCCGATCACAGAGGAGTGTCCGAAGGGACAGTGCACGAATCCTTACGGATGGACAAAATCCATGATGGAACAGATCATGACGGATGTACAGAAGGCCAATCCAGATATGAATGTTATTCTTCTTCGCTATTTCAACCCGGTAGGAGCACATGAAAGTGGACGTATCGGAGAGGATCCGAAGGGAATCCCGAACAACCTGATGCCATATATTTCACAGGTGGCAGTAGGAAAGCTTGAAAAACTCGGCGTATTCGGAGATGACTATGACACACCGGACGGAACCGGAGTCCGTGACTACATTCATGTAGTAGATCTTGCAAAAGGACACGTAAAAGCAATTAACTATATCTTCAGCAATCCGGGACTTGATGTGATCAATCTTGGAACGGGTGTTGGATATTCCGTGCTTGATATGGTAAAAGCATTCGGCAAAGCATGTGGAAAAGAGATTCCATATGAGATCAAACCAAGAAGAGCCGGAGATATCGCGATGTGTTATGCAGATCCTGCCAAGGCAGCAAGAGTGCTTGGCTGGAAGGCTGAAAAAGGGCTGGATGAGATGTGTGCCGATACATGGAGATGGCAGTCACAGAATCCAAACGGATATGAAAAATAG
- the sigH gene encoding RNA polymerase sporulation sigma factor SigH, with translation MTEYKKLTDEELIRRLRMGETGIIDYLMEKYKNLVRKEANAMYLLGGETDDLIQEGMIGLFKAVQDYDVDQEASFFSFARLCVTRQLYSAIEASNRKKHSPLNSYISLYEREDGEGSLIDMMESEHETNPEELLVSQEHAKSLEERLEKDLSELERRVLYLHLMGTDYKTIAKLLDRSPKTIDNALQRIKGKMQRILEKEK, from the coding sequence ATGACAGAGTATAAAAAATTAACAGACGAAGAACTGATCCGCAGACTCCGCATGGGAGAAACCGGGATTATAGATTATCTGATGGAAAAATATAAGAATCTGGTCAGAAAAGAAGCCAATGCAATGTATCTGCTCGGCGGAGAGACAGACGACCTGATCCAGGAAGGAATGATCGGTCTTTTCAAAGCTGTTCAGGATTATGATGTGGATCAGGAAGCTTCTTTCTTCAGTTTTGCAAGACTGTGTGTGACGAGACAGCTCTATTCGGCAATCGAAGCTTCGAACAGAAAGAAACACAGCCCGCTTAACAGTTACATTTCTTTGTATGAAAGGGAAGATGGCGAAGGTTCTCTGATCGATATGATGGAATCAGAACATGAGACAAATCCGGAAGAACTGCTTGTCAGTCAGGAACATGCAAAGTCGCTGGAAGAACGGCTGGAAAAGGATTTAAGTGAACTGGAACGCAGAGTCTTGTATTTACACCTGATGGGGACCGATTATAAGACAATTGCAAAGCTTCTGGACCGGAGTCCGAAGACGATTGATAATGCACTTCAGAGGATCAAAGGGAAGATGCAGAGGATTCTGGAAAAGGAAAAATAG
- the rlmB gene encoding 23S rRNA (guanosine(2251)-2'-O)-methyltransferase RlmB — translation MHDKKSYDKKENENIIEGRNAVMEAFRSGKPVDKLYVLDGCQDGAVRSIIREARKHDTILNFVEKDRLNQLSETGKHQGVIASVAAYEYAEVEDMLKLAEEKGEDPFLIILDNIEDPHNLGAIIRTANQAGAHGVIIPKRRAVGLTATVARTSAGALNYTPVAKVTNLVKTMEDLKKKGLWFVCADMDGDVMYDVNMKGPIGLVIGNEGEGVGRLVKDTCDFTARIPMKGDIDSLNASVAAGVLAYEIVRQRMQ, via the coding sequence ATGCACGATAAAAAATCGTATGATAAGAAAGAAAATGAAAATATCATAGAAGGAAGAAATGCCGTCATGGAAGCATTTCGTTCCGGAAAACCGGTAGACAAGCTGTATGTACTGGACGGATGTCAGGACGGCGCAGTCAGATCCATCATCCGTGAGGCAAGAAAGCATGACACGATCCTGAACTTTGTGGAAAAGGACCGCTTAAACCAGTTGTCAGAGACCGGAAAACACCAGGGTGTGATCGCAAGTGTTGCCGCATATGAGTATGCAGAAGTAGAAGATATGTTAAAGCTTGCAGAAGAAAAAGGGGAAGATCCGTTCCTGATCATTTTGGATAATATCGAAGATCCGCACAATCTTGGTGCGATCATCCGTACCGCAAATCAGGCAGGTGCACATGGCGTGATCATTCCGAAGAGACGTGCAGTCGGACTGACGGCAACTGTGGCAAGAACTTCCGCAGGTGCGCTGAATTATACGCCGGTTGCAAAAGTAACGAATCTGGTAAAGACGATGGAAGATCTGAAGAAGAAGGGTCTGTGGTTCGTGTGTGCCGATATGGACGGCGATGTCATGTATGATGTCAATATGAAGGGGCCGATCGGTCTGGTGATCGGTAATGAAGGCGAAGGCGTGGGACGTCTGGTCAAAGACACTTGCGATTTTACCGCCAGAATCCCGATGAAGGGGGACATCGATTCCCTGAATGCATCGGTAGCAGCAGGTGTGCTGGCATATGAGATCGTAAGACAGCGGATGCAGTAA
- a CDS encoding Mini-ribonuclease 3: protein MEKSVEWEFDTYMQEIFQMKEVDIKEYSPLTLAYIGDCIYDLIIKTLVINEGNRQVQKLHQKTSSYVQASAQSKMMRTMQEHLTEEEHAIYKRGRNAKSVSPAKNQSITDYRRATGFEALLGYLYLKKEWKRMLELVKIGLDSIKEQ from the coding sequence ATGGAAAAGAGCGTAGAGTGGGAATTTGACACTTATATGCAGGAGATTTTCCAGATGAAAGAGGTGGATATCAAAGAATATTCACCTCTTACTTTGGCATATATCGGAGACTGCATTTATGATCTGATCATCAAAACGCTGGTGATCAATGAAGGAAACCGTCAGGTACAGAAACTGCACCAGAAGACCAGCTCTTATGTACAGGCATCCGCACAGTCGAAAATGATGCGTACAATGCAGGAACATCTGACAGAAGAAGAGCATGCCATCTATAAAAGAGGCCGCAATGCCAAGAGTGTATCGCCGGCGAAGAACCAGTCGATCACAGATTACAGACGTGCGACGGGATTCGAAGCCCTGCTTGGTTATCTGTATCTGAAAAAAGAGTGGAAAAGAATGCTGGAACTGGTTAAAATAGGTCTGGACAGTATCAAAGAACAATAA
- the cysS gene encoding cysteine--tRNA ligase — translation MKIFNTMTKKKEEFVPLEEGKVKMYVCGPTVYNFIHIGNARPMIVFDTVRRYFEYKGYDVNYVSNFTDVDDKIIKKAIEEGVTADEISKRYIAECKKDMDGMNIKPATKNPLATEEICGMVDMIQTLIDKGFAYEKNGTVYYSTRKFKDYGKLSHKNLDDLRSGERSLLVSGEDEKEDPLDFVLWKPKKEGEPAWESPWSEGRPGWHIECSEMSKKYLGEQIDIHAGGEDLVFPHHENEIAQSEAANGKEFARYWMHNAFLNIDNRKMSKSLGNFRTVREISEQYDLQVLRFFMLSAHYRSPLNFSADLMEASKNGLERIVNAADNLKFLMENAKAEAITDAEAENFAKTEEFVAGFEKAMDDDFNTADAVAAIFDLVKYINTTTDAESSKEYLQKLFDLLVKLTGVLGLIVDKKEEILDEDIEKLIEERQAARKAKDFARADAIRDELLEKGIILKDTREGVQWKRA, via the coding sequence ATGAAGATATTTAATACAATGACAAAGAAAAAAGAAGAATTTGTACCTTTGGAAGAAGGAAAGGTAAAGATGTATGTATGCGGACCTACCGTATACAATTTCATCCACATCGGTAATGCAAGACCGATGATCGTATTCGACACCGTAAGAAGATATTTTGAATATAAAGGATATGATGTAAATTACGTATCAAACTTTACGGATGTAGATGACAAGATTATCAAGAAAGCCATTGAAGAAGGCGTAACAGCCGACGAGATTTCCAAACGTTACATTGCAGAGTGCAAAAAAGATATGGATGGTATGAACATCAAGCCGGCAACCAAGAACCCTCTGGCAACCGAAGAAATCTGTGGTATGGTAGATATGATCCAGACACTGATTGACAAAGGATTTGCTTACGAGAAGAACGGTACCGTATATTACAGTACAAGAAAGTTCAAAGATTACGGTAAACTTTCACACAAGAATCTGGATGATCTGCGTTCCGGTGAGCGTTCCCTTCTGGTATCAGGAGAAGATGAAAAAGAAGATCCACTGGATTTCGTGCTCTGGAAACCGAAAAAAGAAGGAGAGCCAGCATGGGAGTCTCCATGGAGCGAGGGACGTCCGGGATGGCACATCGAGTGCTCAGAGATGTCTAAGAAATACTTAGGCGAGCAGATCGACATTCATGCCGGCGGCGAGGATCTTGTATTCCCACATCATGAAAATGAGATCGCACAGAGCGAAGCTGCCAATGGCAAAGAATTTGCAAGATACTGGATGCACAATGCATTCCTGAACATTGATAACAGAAAGATGAGTAAATCTCTCGGAAACTTCCGTACCGTACGTGAGATCAGCGAACAGTACGATCTGCAGGTACTTCGTTTCTTCATGCTGAGTGCACATTACAGAAGCCCACTGAATTTCAGTGCAGATCTGATGGAAGCATCCAAGAATGGTCTGGAGCGTATCGTAAATGCAGCAGATAATCTGAAGTTCCTTATGGAAAATGCAAAAGCAGAAGCAATCACAGATGCAGAAGCAGAAAACTTTGCAAAAACAGAAGAGTTTGTTGCAGGATTTGAAAAGGCAATGGACGATGACTTCAATACAGCAGATGCCGTTGCAGCAATCTTTGACCTTGTAAAATATATCAATACAACAACCGATGCAGAAAGTTCAAAAGAATATCTTCAGAAATTATTCGATCTGCTTGTGAAGTTAACAGGAGTTCTGGGATTGATCGTAGATAAGAAAGAAGAGATCCTGGACGAAGACATCGAGAAACTGATCGAGGAGCGTCAGGCAGCACGTAAGGCTAAAGATTTTGCAAGAGCCGATGCAATCCGTGATGAACTGTTAGAGAAGGGTATCATCTTAAAGGATACCAGAGAAGGAGTACAATGGAAAAGAGCGTAG
- the epsC gene encoding serine O-acetyltransferase EpsC, which translates to MGIISYVNEEIQVIRERDPAIKSNMEVFLYSSFKAILHYRIAHKLYLKKHYFLARWVSQRAARKTGIEIHPGATIGKGLFIDHGSGVIIGETAELGDNITLYQGVTLGGTGKEQGKRHPTLEDNVMVSAGAKVLGSFTIGENSKIGAGSVVLKEVPPNCTVVGVPGRVVKMNDEKIPRLDMDQVHLPDPIENDIRALQEDNLRMHRQIQEMEKCMQCLKENPIPEEKKGGNIRK; encoded by the coding sequence ATGGGCATCATATCATATGTCAATGAAGAAATCCAGGTAATACGGGAGCGGGATCCTGCAATTAAGTCAAATATGGAAGTGTTCCTGTATTCCAGCTTTAAAGCGATTCTTCATTACAGAATCGCACATAAGCTCTATCTGAAGAAACATTATTTCCTTGCAAGATGGGTATCGCAACGGGCAGCAAGAAAGACCGGGATTGAAATCCATCCGGGAGCGACGATAGGAAAAGGATTATTCATCGACCACGGAAGCGGAGTGATCATTGGTGAGACCGCAGAACTTGGAGATAATATCACGCTGTACCAGGGAGTCACACTTGGAGGAACCGGAAAGGAACAGGGAAAGAGACATCCGACGTTAGAAGATAATGTCATGGTCAGCGCAGGGGCAAAAGTACTTGGTTCTTTTACCATTGGAGAAAATTCCAAGATCGGGGCAGGATCTGTCGTATTAAAAGAGGTACCGCCGAACTGTACGGTCGTAGGTGTGCCGGGCAGAGTTGTTAAAATGAATGATGAGAAGATACCGAGACTCGACATGGATCAGGTACATCTGCCGGATCCAATTGAAAATGATATCAGAGCCCTGCAGGAAGATAATTTAAGAATGCACAGACAGATCCAGGAGATGGAAAAATGTATGCAGTGCTTAAAAGAGAATCCGATACCGGAAGAAAAAAAAGGAGGAAATATCAGAAAATGA